Proteins encoded together in one Impatiens glandulifera chromosome 1, dImpGla2.1, whole genome shotgun sequence window:
- the LOC124936128 gene encoding heavy metal-associated isoprenylated plant protein 39 has protein sequence MAQKVVLKVMTMSDDKSKQKAMEAAADIYGVDSIAADLKDQKLTVIGDMDTVAVVKKLKKSVGKVEIISVGPAKEEKKEEKKEEKKEEKKEEKKEEKKEEKKEEKKEEKK, from the exons ATGGCTCAG AAAGTGGTACTGAAGGTCATGACCATGTCTGATGATAAGAGCAAACAGAAAGCTATGGAGGCGGCTGCCGACATTTATG GGGTTGATTCAATAGCGGCAGATCTGAAGGATCAGAAGCTAACAGTGATCGGAGATATGGATACAGTTGCTGTGGTGAAGAAGCTGAAGAAATCAGTGGGGAAAGTTGAAATCATATCAGTAGGGCCGGcgaaggaggagaagaaagaagaaaagaaagaggagaaaaaggaagagaagaaagaggaaaagaaggaagagaaaaaggaagaaaagaaagaagagaaaaaagaggagaaaaaatag